One Nicotiana tomentosiformis chromosome 1, ASM39032v3, whole genome shotgun sequence genomic window, tggaactgtgaacgagatgAATATCttatttctgagttattttctgtaccacttttattatatttttatgagctgttgttggctattggtgttggactttgacgtgtgttccagctcgtcactactttcaacctaaagttaggtttattacttattgagtacatggggtcaattgtactcatactacacgtctgcaccttgcgtacagatattggatgttgatgttgttgtgatcgacaggagcgggatttgaagacgtacctgcgttccggttgtagctgcctcttgttcatagtagccttaaatttataaaaatctgtttatgtacatttcgaacatatgatgtatttatttcataccagctttgtaaattctaatcttagaagctcatgatttgtactatcagtccttgggaattcttgtataaaagcagttttattatcctttcttttcttaataaatctcatctaaatttgaaagtttttaaTTGGCTTACCggacgggttgggttagatgtcatcacgactaggtggattttgggtcgtaacaccaCCATGTCTCTGTATGGCTGATTCTTGTTGGAATTTAAACTAGGGAGCTCTACCACTTTATGATAAGTTAATGAAATGAGTAACgccattcaaaaatataaaacttATAAGGCACAAAAGAATGGAATAGCAGGACAAACATAAAACATAACTCCACCCTTACGACAACACACTCGACTGATCACTTATATAGCTATTGTTTGAACTCTTTGAATTCCTAGTAACATGAACTATAACTAATGATCATTAACAAAAGACACACACATCGGATAACTCAAATGGAAAATGAACTTAATTAGACGTTTATAATCAAGCTTTTAATAATTAAGCATgttattttcaaaaattcaattatGCATGCTAGGTTTTGAAGTCCCGGGATTTCCTGGAATGACAGTCGAACTACTAAGGAACTTCTGAAGAAGTACATCCACAAGCCCTGTTAGCAAAAGGCGCACCAAAGTTGTGTCTTGAAACCTTATTTTGAAATGGAAAAGAGCCATAGGAAGATCTTGCCCTAGCACCAATAGGATCCAAGGCACTTCCAAAGGTGAGAAATGGGAATGCATTACTAGTCACCATTTGTTGGTTTTGTGCCTCTCTTTCAACTTTTTTCTTTATGCTTTCCATTGCCTCCTTCAGTTGTTGCAGTTGaaaaaagctaagttctttaattGGAGCTTCCCACCAATGACTGTTATCTCTCTTCCTTGCTTGTAGGGCTTCTCTGCAATTTTTTCCCATTTGGAGAATCCCCTCAATGTTCGTGAACTCCATATTGAGATCACGGACACTAGCATTTCGATGAGCCACAATGAGCTGGTTATGGCCCATTATTTGGTTGAGAGTTCCTTGTGAGAAACCTATCCACTACCAAATCCACACAAGGGTGGCCAAATGAGTAAACTTTCTTGCCCGGGGAAGATACCACAATGGCGACTTCAGCACCACATAGTGTACAAAGGTCACTAGCCTTCTTGAAGAGACCAGCATGACGCTTAGAGAAAGTCACTTGTAAATTACTCTCGTTCTGCATCTTCAC contains:
- the LOC104118013 gene encoding agamous-like MADS-box protein AGL62 is translated as MAKRSKGRQKVDMVKMQNESNLQVTFSKRHAGLFKKASDLCTLCGAEVAIVWIGFSQGTLNQIMGHNQLIVAHRNASVRDLNMEFTNIEGILQMGKNCREALQARKRDNSHWWEAPIKELSFFQLQQLKEAMESIKKKVEREAQNQQMVTSNAFPFLTFGSALDPIGARARSSYGSFPFQNKVSRHNFGAPFANRACGCTSSEVP